The genomic stretch ACGCAGCGCCCATTCGACCGGATCAAGCGCTGCATGCTCACGGCCCCCGTCGATGAATACGGTGGCATGGTGCGCACCGATCCTCTTGTAGTCGATCGACACCGTGATGCACTGATCGCCGAATATCCGCGCGGCGTCGCGGACGAATTCCGGCCGCCGTACCGCTTCCGAATTGACCGAGACCTTGTCGGCGCCAGCGCGCAGCAGCATGTTGATGTCGTCCAGCGACTTGACGCCGCCGCCAACGGTGAACGGCATGAAGATCTCCTCCGACATCCGCTCGATGATATCGACGACGCGGCTGCGCGAGGCTTCGCTGGGAACGATGTCGAGTACGATCAATTCATCGACGCCGTAGTCGTTGTACACCTTGGCCGTCGTCACCGGATTGCCGGCAATCCGTTCGTTCTGGAAAAACCTGACATATTTCACCAGCCTGCCGTCGCGCAGCAGA from Bradyrhizobium sp. Ash2021 encodes the following:
- a CDS encoding imidazole glycerol phosphate synthase cyclase subunit, with product MLKKRLIPKFLLRDGRLVKYVRFFQNERIAGNPVTTAKVYNDYGVDELIVLDIVPSEASRSRVVDIIERMSEEIFMPFTVGGGVKSLDDINMLLRAGADKVSVNSEAVRRPEFVRDAARIFGDQCITVSIDYKRIGAHHATVFIDGGREHAALDPVEWALRCEDLHCGEVLLGSIDRDGTMSGYDLDMIHKAASALSVPLIVSGGCGSLQHAIDALEAGASAVAISSMFLFTDHSPIKLRSHLASRGLDVRTSAGSRN